From the genome of Papaver somniferum cultivar HN1 chromosome 2, ASM357369v1, whole genome shotgun sequence, one region includes:
- the LOC113351697 gene encoding uncharacterized protein LOC113351697, translating to MRRFSLIGRLDLVNLRLSVAEPILRKQWALTGTCQFIRIGKGFFIIKPVNEEDIKLVYEGLWEVDSQFLKLRFWERDFKPEEQNSSSAFVWMLFPGLSIEYWREDILMSMGSAIGRPIHIDSTTLKKVVGYYASILVEIDITKTIPNKVVVESNLNKRLGYLNFLNSVEGKNCEEEEVAANISAFQNTTPAVNKNKDFNGLLESPINFPPLSVEKIIDVGARTPTSEGWKEVTGSIAKFKNAHNIINSGTYFASPGKFQSLVKVAEKQEHMFSKVISKPVKGKKLKNVPNVVTRKQANNSVKSISNMGNTEPKINVSSSDFKSLNLPGMSKMVIHNSTDYKKRNIWLFWNSSLSRPGVVSSTTQAITVQVGDVMVTGIHAACLTVDKRDLWEELINISQRNFPWMIIGDFNLVLSYDEKTGGRRPLRISMQEFRNCLETCNLIQATRTGIKYSWCNNRAGKKRILYDIDKAFYNLKWLEKFTGWSYKVGARDTSDHGPLFGSIPILKKWNWEVFGDLRIKMKTSEDEVLAATLLSDADPENITLLNDLQQGAAKKFCQNNIMN from the exons atgaggcg GTTCAGTTTAATTGGAAGATTAGATTTGGTAAACTTGAGACTTTCAGTAGCAGAACCAATTTTGAGGAAGCAATGGGCTCTTACAGGTACTTGTCAATTCATTCGTATTGGCAAaggtttttttattatcaaaCCTGTGAATGAGGAGGATATAAAATTGGTGTACGAGGGTTTATGGGAAGTAGATTCCCAATTTTTGAAGCTTCGTTTCTGGGAGCGTGATTTTAAACCTGAAGAACAAAATTCATCAAGTGCCTTTGTATGGATGTTATTTCCTGGTCTCAGTATTGAATACTGGCGTGAAGATATACTCATGTCTATGGGTAGTGCAATTGGTAGACCAATTCATATTGATTCTACAACTCTGAAGAAAGTAGTTGGATATTATGCTAGCATTTTGGTTGAGATTGATATTACAAAAACTATTCCAAATAAAGTTGTAGTAGAATCAAATTTGAACAAGAGATTAGGCTATCTAAACTTCCTAAATTCTGTA GAAGGAAaaaattgtgaagaagaagaagttgcagcTAATATTTCTGCATTTCAGAACACTACTCCTGCAGTTAATAAGAATAAAGATTTTAATGGTCTTTTGGAGTCTCCAATTAATTTTCCTCCCTTATCTGTAGAAAAAATTATAGATGTGGGTGCAA GGACACCAACTTCAGAAGGTTGGAAGGAAGTAACTGGCTCCATTGCTAAATTCAAGAATGCACATAATATTATTAATTCAGGTACATATTTTGCTTCTCCTGGTAAATTTCAATCCCTTGTTAAGGTTGCAGAGAAACAGGAGCATATGTTTTCTAAAGTGATTAGTAAACCTGTTAAGGGGAAAAAGCTTAAAAATGTACCAAATGTGGTCACTAGGAAGCAAGCAAATAATTCAGTTAAGTCTATTTCTAATATGGGAAATACTG AGCCCAAAATTAATGTTTCTAGTAGTGATTTTAAAAGTTTGAATTTACCTGGAATGAGTAAAATGGTCATACACAACTCAACTGATTATAAAAAAAGGAATATTTGGCTTTTCTGGAATTCATCCCTTTCAAGACCAGGGGTGGTTTCATCCACAACTCAAGCTATTACTGTTCAAGTGGGTGATGTTATGGTAACTGGAATTCATGCAGCCTGTCTCACTGTGGATAAAAGAGATTTATGGGAAGAATTGATTAATATTAGTCAAAGAAATTTCCCCTGGATGATAATTGGGGATTTCAATTTGGTGTTGAGCTATGATGAAAAAACTGGGGGCAGAAGACCTCTTAGAATTTCAATGCAAGAGTTCAGGAATTGTTTAGAAACTTGTAATCTTATTCAAGCTACAAGAACTGGAATCAAATACTCTTGGTGCAATAATAGAGCTGGTAAAAAAAGAATATTATATGATATTGATAAGGCTTTTTACAATCTCAAATGGCTGGAAAAGTTTACAGGTTGGTCATATAAAGTAGGTGCTAGGGATACATCAGATCATGGACCTCTTTTTGGTTCTATT CCGATTTTGAAGAAGTGGAATTGGGAGGTTTTTGGTGATCTCAGAATTAAAATGAAGACTTCAGAGGATGAAGTACTTGCTGCTACTTTATTGTCAGATGCAGATCCAGAAAATATTACGTTGCTAAATGATTTACAGCAAGGGGCAGCCAAGAAATTCTGTCAAAACAATATAATGAACTAA